In the genome of Bremerella sp. P1, the window ACGGCTAAATCCCGCCAGGGAAAACGCAAAGCCGAAGCGAAACCGAAGAAAGGTAAGAATCGCAAGAAGGCGGCAACTTAGACTTCCTGCTCGGTATGAATTAGACTTCAAAGACAATCCTCAGACAGGTTTCTTATGCCACTCAATTCGCAGCACTGCGTGCTCATTCTGGTATTTGCCGTCGGCTGGCTGACGGGCCCGGCCGATTCTTGTTGGTCTGCTCGCCCCAATATTGTCTTGATACTTGCCGATGACATGGGCTATTCGGATGTCGGATGTTATGGCGGTGAAATCAATACGCCGCATATCGATCAGCTTGCCGAAAATGGGCTGCGATTTGCGCAGTTCTACAATACGGGGCGTTGCTGCCCGACCCGGGCTTCGCTTATGACAGGCCTCTATCCACATGAATCGGGAGTAGGCCACATGGTCTATCAGGATCGCGGGGCTGGTTATCACCCGTACCTGAACCAGCAGTGCGTCACCATTGCGGAAGTCCTTCGCAATGCTGGATATCGCACCATGATGGCCGGAAAATGGCACGTTGGTCATCAGAAGGGACAGTGGCCGACCGATCGCGGATTCGAGCACTTTTATGGTATCCACATCCATATCGACAGCTACTTCAAAGTGTTGCCGTGATGCCCTGTGTACCACAACGACAAGCTAGTCGTGGCTCCGACGAGGTACCCTGAAAACCACCTTCATCCAGATCAACCGTGGTATACGACGGACGTATTTACGGATTGGTCCTTGAAGTTTCTCGAAGAAGCACAAGCGGATGAACGGCCGTTCTTTTTGTACATTGCGTACAACGCTCCTCACTGGCCTTTGGAAGCTCCCAAAGAGAATATCGCCCACTACAAGGGAAAGTATTCGCAAGGGTGGGACCAGCTGAGAGTGGCAAAGCTCAAGCGCATGAAGGATCTTGGCCTTGTTGACGAAGCAACGCGGTTATCTTCCTCGGAATGCCCCCAATGGGATTCGCTTTCTCCGAATGAGCAGCATGAGTCTGCCTTTCGTCGTGAGATCTACGCCGCTCAGATCGAACGGATGGATGCGAATATCGGTCGTGTCGTCTCCAAGCTGAAGGACCTTCATCAGCTCGATGACACGCTACTCCTATTCCTTTCGGACAATGGCTGCTGTGCCGAAGGAGGAATGTATGGGTACCAGTGGCAAAAGAACACGCGTGAAAACTTCGACCAATGGCGTACGCAATCGGGCCGTTCGAGTAGCATGGGCGAGGCCTGGTCCAATGCATCCAACACGCCATTCCGACTGCACAAGCGATGGGTGCATGAAGGTGGAATCGCGACTCCGCTCATTGCCCATTGGCCTGACAAGCTTAAGAACACCGGAGCGTTGTCACATCAGGTGGGGCACGTCGTCGATATCATGGCGACTTGTGTTGACGTGGCAGCCGCACAGTATCCGCAGCAACATCAAGGACAAGCGATTAATCCAATGCGAGGCACAAGCCTTGTTTCGACGTTTGAAAATCCGGAATCCGCTTCAAAGCGAACTTTATTCTGGGAACACGAGTTACACAGCGCGCTTCGTGAAGGAGATTGGAAGCTGGTTACGCTGGACGCTCGGTCGGATGATAAGTGGGAACTCTACGATATGAGCATCGAGCGCACGGAAACAAGAGATCTCGCCGCCAAGGAACCTGAGCGGGTGAAGCGGATGCTAGCGTTATGGAAGGCGTGGGCCGAGCAAACTAATGTCTTGCCCTGGCCACAAGATCGTAAGTAGTACGAAAGGAGCGAGCCTGCACCTGAGGGCAAGAGAACAGGCCCGCTCTTTCTTCGTGTTCGTGCTACGGGGTATTCGCAAAATCTTGTGCTTCGTCTGGTTCAGGCGTCGCGTAGTCTGGATCCTTGGCTCGGATATAAACTTCGCCGTTTTCAAGCACGCGAACATCAAGGGGAACAATTGTCACGCCTTGCTCATTGATTGTCTGGGCGTCTTCTCCAAGGTCTCGATCCTGGATTCCCTTTCGAGGGACGGGCGGAACGTTTCCGTTAAAGAACGCAGTACACCACCATTGGCCATCCTTGTCTTGGAAGGGAGTTCCATGACCCAGGAAGCGTCCTGCGAACTTTCGTGGACCGTAGGGGCCAGTGATCTTGTCGGAAGTACAGTAGTACAAGTTGTAGGAACCTTTGCGTCCCTGATCGGTCGACCAGGCGGTGCCAAGATGGACGTACTTGTCGCCGACCTTCATCATGGTGGCCCCTTCGTGGCCGATACGATTGATCGGTTTGCCATTGGGGCCTGGACGTGTGCCAGCGGGATCGATTCGTACTGGCTCGGCCGTGTAGTGACTGAGGTCTTTACTAAGCGGGGCGACGAGCGTGTTTCCCCACAGCATGTAAACCGTTCCGTCCTCGTCGGTGAAGAGCGATGGGTCGTGGCGCTGTCCCATATTGCCGTTCATCGGGTGCGCCCAGGGACCTCGCAGTTCTTTTCCTTCAGAAAGTACTAAACTTGAGTGGGCCTTGGGACAGTGAACTAACGCCCAGCGATCTCCCATCCAATGGACTTCTGGCGCCCAGATAAGTTCCTTGTTGATTGGATTTCCACCACGGGCTCTCATGGTGTCGTGGACTGTAAAGATCGGTCCCAATGATTCCCAGTGGATGAGATCAGGGCTTCGCCAGGCGCGGACTTGGCTACCAACAATGCTTTCATCGCCGAGCCCGATGTTGTACGGATCGTTCTGCTCGCGGGGATCTCCTTCACTTGGCTGAGTCCCGGTGAGGTAATACTGCTGATCGGGGCCAATCGTAATATACGGGTCGCGGATCCAGCCGGACTTGATGAAGAGGGTATGATCGTGCGACTTCAGCCCCGCTTGAATCGTTTGGGCGTCCATGACAGGCCCAGGCTTTCGATCCGTTTCCATCTGAATGAATGCCGACTTGGGGAACATCAATCCGTCACCGACCGAGAGTGGGGCGAGAAGTTTGTCGTGCAGCTTCCCAAGACTCTCGGCGGGAATCTTGATCACCTCGCGATCGTAGGTCATCAACCCGTTGATTTCTCCCTCAACGTCAGTTGTCTGTGTGTAGACTCCGCCAGCGATGCCTTTTTCTCGGAGTGTTCGCAGCATTTCAATCGAGGTGGCATACCGTTCAAGGAATTCCTCCTTCGATTGTGGCAGACCGCCATAACCCCAATTCCGCCGATCTGCGTCCCAGAGGTGCCCTGACACTGGATAGCCATGGCCGCCAAATTCGCCGACGACTTTGATGTAATCAGAAAAGCGTCCGCCTTCTGCAAAAGGAAAGTCAGGGTGGGGATACTTGTGCGCATCGACAACATCTCCCACTGGCCAAAAGTTGCCACCACTAGCGATGTTCACCAATCGAGTCGGAACACGTTCTAGCGTTAATTTCGTTCTTCACTTTTTAGTTCTTGCAACATGATCAAACAATGAGATGGCTCGTCTTATACGTAAGATATGTTGTCACGCCAATTTGAAGATCAAGATCGGATCAACGGAGAACAACGTAAGAAATACTCAGTTGCATCAACAGATTGAGCAATTGACGCCAAAGACGCGTGGGCACGCTATTTGATATTGAAGCATTGGTTCTGAACTAGCGCGAACCTAATGCCCCCGTACAAAAGTTGGCCAAGATAAATGTCGTGGACGTGTACCGTCTTTTGATCTACGCGACACGAGACCTGACAGAATTGTTTAGCGATGGCGCGGGCCAAAAAGATAGTGCGCTCGCAAAGAAGGAAGATGGCAAGGCACGTCAGGCAGCGAATCTCGTTGTAGGTCCTGCATTGGCTGGTAAGCAAATTACTTGCTCCTAAGATCTAGTAAGCATTGATAGTTGTGGAAGACTGCTGCTTGGTCTTGATCAAGTCAACGAGGGCTTCTAGCTCGCCTGACCAGCCTTTCCACTTCGAGTAGAACGATGCGTACTGCTCGGCTCGGACAGGATCGCGTCGACGGCCCAATCTGGTGAAACCCAATACGCATCGAAACGCTTCCAAACGCGATCGACGTAGGATTTAGAAAAGCGTGACGAGAAGGCGTTAACGAAAACAACCGGAAGCGCAATAAGGCTTCCGGTTGTGGTTGGGCAATAAATGGGCGAGCACATCTAGCGGGCCATCGCCTGCGTGTTGATCATATTGCTCACCTCGTCGACTTGCAGAGACATCGACTTCTGGCTGGGTGGGAACTCTCCAAACGTCTTTACAAATGCAGCGATCTTCGGACCAGCTTGCCCCAGGACCCAGCTACGATTCTCCGCCCATTCGTCGTAGCCACGGGCTTCGTGAAAACGCTCGAAGGGGTCCATCTTCAAATTAGTGATGAACGGACTCGTTAGCGCCGTTTGTGGAGCACGGAACCATTTCTCCTGGTCAATAAACAGTAGCTTCCAGTCGCCATGACGCATGCCGTGGAACTTGTCTTCTGTAAAGTAGAAGAATTCTTTCCGCTTCGACTTCCCTTCATTCAGTAGCAGGTCACTCTGATCATACCCATCGAGATGGACCTTGTATGTCTTATCTCCGATCTTCGTTCCTTGACGTAGTTTCTCTTTGACTTCCTTCTGGCCAAGGAACGACATTAAGGTTGGAATCCAATCCTCCATCGTCATAAACTCACCGGTGGCTACTCCTGCTGGAATATTGCCGGGCCAGCGAACGAGCATCGGAACACGAAAGCCACCTTCCCAGGCGCCAGCTCCCTTCTCACCATGAAACGGCTGATTGCCACCATCGGGCCAGGAATTTGAAGCCGCGCCGTTGTCGGTAGAAAACATGACGATCGTATTATCGGAGACTCCCAGTTCTTCGATGAGGTCTAAAAGTGCGCCGACGTCATCATCCATCTCCATCATGCCATCGGCATACAGGCCGTAACCACTCTTGCCGTCGTACTCTTCGTTCAGGTTTGTCCGATAGTGCATGCGCGTCGTATTGTGCCATACAAAGAATGGCTTCTCGGCCTTAACCGCATCGGTGATAAATCTCTTGGACTCGGTAAGAACTTCTTCGTCCAAATTACGCTGACGCTCTCTACCCCAGGGGCCAAGATCCTCAATCTGCTGCGAACCGTCGGCCATTGCTTTCGAGTGAATGACGCCGCGTTGCTTTAAATTCAACTGCTCCTGGACTTCTTCATCTTTGGGGTAGTCATACTGTTCGGGGTACTCACCGGCATTCAGGTGATAGAGGATTCCGAAGAACTCGTCGAAGCCGTGATTCGTGGGCAAATGTTCGTCACGGTCCCCCAGGTGATTCTTGCCGAACTGACCCGTTGCGTATCCCAGTGGCTTTAGCATTTGGGCGAGCGTTGGATCGCTGTCTTGAATCCCTTCCTTCGCACCTGGAAGACCAACGGTACTGAGACCAGTTCGGATCGGGTACTGTCCAAGAATAAACGCGGCACGACCAGCGGTGCAGGAAGCCTGGGCATAATGATCCATGAAGATCATGCCTTCTTTGGCCAAGCGATCGATATTGGGCGTTGACCCACCCATCATGCCGCGATGGTAGGCACTGATATTCCACATGCCGACGTCATCGCCCCAGATGATCAGAATGTTTGGTTTCTCCTCCTGCCCCCATGCTGCTTGAGATGCGGGAAGCAAAAGAAGAATACCGATAATTGCGACTAAGAATCGACGCGTATTAAAGGATCGGCACATGATGTAATACTCCAGACCAGTGTTTAGACGAACCCGAGAGGTAACCGCAGAGAGCTGACGTTCTGCAACTCTAAATATAGGCGTTTCCGACGTCAAACGCTCATAAACACAGATATTAGATCAAGACTTCATATAGGCTATACATCTAGATCTGCTGATTGAAATTGACGTATTTAGTGCAATAGGCACGCGACCGCCCGTACTTCGCGTCCAATCCAAATGTGCCCGGATGAGTGACTTGACCAAAAACAGACATGAAATGCGTCCGGAAACACGTCACAATATGCGAGCGGAAAGTTTTCATTGCTTCGTGCCTGACCGGCGAAACGAATCGATAGGGGTGCCAACATGCAAGAGTTTCTTCGGATCTGTGGTGGAATCGGCCTCTTCGTCGGCGTGGTGGTAATTCTCGCCTGCTGTTATGTCGCCATTCGTATTGACGTTGCCGTCTGCAAACTGACCGACCAAGCAACGCATGCCATTGAAGCGGTGAGAGTTCGGGTGACGGATGCAGATGCCCAGATGAAAAAACTGAATCAGATGATTGGTCAGGCAATTGATAAACAAGCCGAAGAACTCGATCCACAGGGGCTCGCGGCGACACGCAAGTTCCAGGAGGGCATACTCGAGATAAGGCAGCGAGTCGATCAAGTATCCACTGCCTTGGAAAAGACGCTGGCCATTGTCGACATCCTGCAATCGCTGGGGCTGGAAATGGACGGACATCGAATCACGAAGACGCTTGAGAAAACCGAAGAAATCGATGATCGTCTCGAAGAATTCTCCGCGAACTTCTCAGAGATTACCGAGCGATTTCGACCTGACGGAACGCTTCGTGAGGCCGTGGCTGATGAAGTCAAAGAGCGAACGTTGGTGGCCGTGGAGAAAGTCCTGTTTCCAACTGGCATACTCATTGATGAACTCAATCGGGTTGCTGAAGGTGCTCAAGATCTGGTGAGTCAGATTCGTAGTCGTCTACGTTGGACCATTTTCTGGGTAACGAGCGTCATCGTGTTGATCGCGGCCTGGATGACGCTTGGTCAGCTTGCCCTACTCCGAAACGGTTTACTTCGATCGGATAGTACGGGTTAGAAGATTTAGGACACGAATCATGCCCTCAATGGTCTGCTTAGAGAGGCTGGCATGATGCATAAAAACATCGTAGGAGTAGCTCAAGCGAACTATACTTGGAAGGAGCCTAACCACGAATTGACATCATTGAGAGCGCTCGCAAATGGCAAAAATCGGTCTAGCCCTATCTGGCGGTGGATTTCGTGCGACCTTGTTTCATCTAGGTGTTCTTCGATTTCTGAAGGATGTCGATTTGCTTTCCAGTGTGTCCGATATCGCTTCGGTTTCTGGAGGAAGCATTCTCGCCGCGCACCTGACACTGAACTGGGATCGTTATAACGGCACCGACGAAGAGTTCGACGAGGCAGTAGGCGAGGTCGTTTCTTTTGTCCAGTTCGACGTTCGCAATCACGTCGTCCGCCGCCTGCCTCTGCAATATCCGGCTCGGATTTTCTCTCGACTTGCCCGATACCCTTCGCGCAACCTCACACCGAATGCGATTCTCGAAAAGTGTTACCAGCGGTATCTGTACGGTGACACATGCATGTACGAACTGCCTGAGTCGCCAATGCTGCACATCTTGGCGACCAGCGTTAGCAATGGCGGGCTGTCGGTGTTCAATCGAAATGGTCTGTACGTTCAGCAGCGAACCGAGGCTGGCGAAGTTGTTTTCTCGTATGTGCCCGGCAAGATGGCAAGAATTCCGCGAGTTGTCGGAGCATCGTCCGCTTTTCCTGGCTTTTTCCCGCCAGTGGAATTTACGGCCGAAGATCTAGGCGTTCGCGATGGTGAGTTCCCGACGGAATACTTCACCGACGGCGGTGTGTACGACAACTTAGGGATTCGCGCGTTCACCTGGCTCAAGGAGCTTGGAACTCAGTTTGACGAGGTCTTCGTTAGCGATGCTGGTAAGCCATTTCAAGTCTTGAGTGACAATTCACTCGGTTTCATCGGACAATCTGTGCGGGCATCGGATATTCTGTGGGATCGTGTATGGCAACTAGAGAGAGAGAACTTTGCCAAGGAGACTGGCTTCGCGTTCATTCCCATCACCGATTCCGTTGCCGAAGACGAGGATCCGACACTCCATCCGGTCGTTCAGGCCGAAGTACAGACAATTCGTACCGACCTGGATCGTTTTTCCGACTTCGAAATCAATGGTCTTGCCCAGCATGGGTATGAAGTCGCTAGAAAGGTCTTCCGTAATACGCACGCTGATTCAGGAAAGGATATCCCGAAGGGAGAAGGTTGGGCACCGATCCCGGCCAAGCGGCTGCCAGGCCCAGGAATCCCGAAGAAATCGCCTAGTGGTGGCTCCGCTCCGACAAAAGTAGCACGGGACCTCCGAAAGTCGGCAGCTCGCCGAGTATGGACGACCTTGCTCGACCTTCGGGACTGGCCGAGTTACATCTACATCGCGCTAGCGATTTTCCTGTTCTGTTACTTGCCATTTCAGGTCTACGAACTTTACAAGCAGTCTCAAGTGCAGGCCCAGGTCATCGATTCGATTGCCAGCGGTAATCCTGATATCCACGATATTCTTGATTTGTTAGACCGAAATCCGCTTACTGATTGGAGTCCTATGGACGTCGAGGACATCGACGAGCCGAGCCCAGAAAAGGAGACCGTGGTCGAACTCCTTGACTACAGTCGGATCATCGATTTAAGGCATTGGCATCCTGAGAAGAGCAATCGCGAAGACCAGGGAGGCGTTTATATCAAAGATCGCGTCATGCTAATGATTCCGGAAAACGCAGCCTCTGCGGAAGGTTGGGATCCGAAGATTGTATTCAGCTATCCTTCGCTATTCAAAGATGTTGAATTCCGTCAACCAGAACAACGGTTCCCAGGACAGATTCGGCGTTTGACCAAACCTGTTATGGAATATGGTCTGGAACGACAAACGTATGAAGTCGAGTACGACTTGACTGAGCTATCACGAGGCGAACCGGGGACGATTACCAATGAAATGTTAGTTCGCATTCCGGCGAAGATTTCGCGGGCACCTTTCGCCACGCGTTTTAAAACCGATCTGCTGACTGTGTGGATGCTATTTCCCGAAGATCGGCCGTATGTGAATTACGAACTGGTTCGCTATCCCATCGACAAAAGCGAGGCACCCACGGTGATGAATTCGCGGTATCGAATCAATCACCCGTACGGCTCGCTAATTGGCTGGTCGGTCGTTAATCCAGAAGTCGGCCAGGTGTATGAGTGCCGCTGGACGGATGAATAGAGCAGTCGAAAAATCGTGAGGCTGGCTGGGTTCCTGACAAGCGTGCCAGTTATCGCTCATCAGGAACCGTAGCCCAACCTTCGCGACTTATTGTGTATCACTAGCGTCCGAGTTGAAGTCATCGGAACGTCGGATCGTTTCGCAAATGCCGCGAACCGTTTCCTTGTAATGTTCGTCCAGCTTTGCGTCGACCGCGAAACCGGCGGCAACCAGTTGATTGTTGCCAGCATCGAAAACGCCGACTGCAAAGTTCAAGTCCGTTCCCGCCTTCTTGCCTTTGCCGTTGCCGGTCACAACCACGCCACCGTTTTTGCCTTCGGTCTGCTTATCGAATTTGATCTCGGTCATGTAATTCTGCAGCCCATCTTCGACCTTCTTCAGGGCAGCGTTTACGTCCGTGGTGGACTTGATCGTCACAAACATCGACCAGCAGTGCCCGTCGGCGCTAACCGCCGAGATGTAGTTCTCGCCAGTGCGTTGCTTCCAGTCAGATGGAAACGTGACACCCACGATTGGCTTACCATCTAGGCGGATGACCGATTCGCCTACGGGCTTGGCGGCCGGTTCAACAGCAGGCTCCGCGGTTGCGGCGGTAGCTGCTTCACTCTCAAGGATTACGTTCGGCGACGATTCGCTAAAGTTGGCTCCCTGGTAATTCTGGTACTCGGTCGTCGACTGATACTGGCTGCGGGCCTGGGATTCTCGATTGATTGCCCCACGTGTCGCGCCGGTAACAACACCTACTTTCGCCCCGGTCGAGGCGCCCGACTTTCCTCCAACAAGTCCACCAACAGCCGCCCCACGCATTCCACCTCGAATGGCACCCTGAGCCATTACTTCGTGCGCGAGTAGAGAAACTCCCAATACCGCCACCCCTAGAACTAGCAATTTTCTCATGGCTTCACTCCAACTGATAAGTAAGGAAGTCAAATGCCCCTGGATCACTACTTATTCATGAATTGGCCAGTTACGAAATCGATTCCTCAAGCAGGCTTCTCAAACCGACATTCGCTTAGTAGCTAACTACAAAGTGCATAAGCGATGTCAATTATGGGTGTTTGTTCAACTCCTTAACTCGCATCGACATATATGAATTGATGGAACTCCTGTAGGTAATGTTTACGCCGTGTTATGTCCCGATTGTCGTTTCTCGTCGTAAGTCAGCAATCCACTTTCGGCAAAAACTCTGTTTTCATTTCCTTGACGAAAGTTCAGTGAACACAGAAAATTCGCTAGAAGTCTCTCTTCTATTCGAGTTCAATAAGAGTGGTCCTGGGATCATTCGGAACCGAGGCAAATACGCGTGATTACACACACGTTTCTAGAGTTCGAGGCCTATGCTTCTGCCGTTGGCGACGCCGACTTGAGGATGGTCTTGCCACGCATTGATAAACCACGTTGGGAAATCTCTGAATTTCACGTGGACGAATTTCATCTCCAGTATGGTAGCGAATGGAGCGGAAACATCGCCGAAGGTGTGACTCGACCTGACGGAAAGATTGTCTTTATCCCGTTACATGGCCGTCATCACGCAAATGGATTGCCGCTGGGAGAGCATTCCGTTTTCGTGATGGATGCGGCGAGTGAGTTTACGATCAGCGTGCAAGAGGCACATGATTGGTGTTCCTTGTTTCTTCCGGATAGCCGAGCAGAGCCCAACCGCAGCTCAGCAGGTAGACACCAAGGTCGCTCACAAGGTACCTATACCGTGGAGTTGAACGATCAGGAGATTGCCAACCTTCGCTGGTTGATGACCCAGTTGCATGACTCGATTCAATGCAACCCGGATATCTTGACCCAGAAGGCAGCTCGCGATGCGGTCAAAGACGATTTGGTCAAAGTGTGCCAGCGGATTACATCCGTAAGTCAGGAACCTGCCACAACCACTGGCCGACCTCCTCTCAGGCGGGACGAAGTAATCCGCACACTTCGTAATCTTATCGCAACCCATTCGCACGAATGTTTAACAATCGAAGACTTCACCAAAGCGTTAGATATATCGGAGCGATCATTACGAAATGTATTCTTAGAGTATTACGGCATGCCGCCGCGAAAATTCTTGATGATTCAACGGCTGAATCACGTCCGAAACGTTCTACGCGCTTCCCACCCAGAAGAAACAACCGTGACGGCCGTAGCCGCGCATTTTGGCTTCTGGCATTTCGGCCGCTTTGCCGGGGCGTATCACAAAATCTTTCAAGAAGCCCCGTCTGCAACATTGAACGGAAATTGCCAGACCTGTTGATGGCGTCTGTGTTGTTGTTGACGAGACGTGATGCAAGTTCCTATGTGGCACCGTTAAAATCCTAAGTGTGTGAAACTGACAAAGTTAGTTGGCTCAAATTTGCATCGACGCAGACCCGTTTGTCCTCGAACATAGAACGCGGCCTGTTGACTCTGCAGAGAGCGAGTAAGGCATAGCTTGGGTAGTTCTTTCGGGCCAGTCATGAAGTCGCGTGAGTAGGGTATTGCTCAGTTCGCACTGAAAAGCAAGAATCCGATGCCAAAGTGACTGGTTGCTAAAAGAATCTCTCGAAGAACGCAAGACGTTTGTCGGTTGCCAATTTATGTCTGACTTCCTCCTTGATCCTGATGTTGTCTTTTTGAACCACGGCTCGTTCGGAGCCTGTCCAAGGTCTGTATTTGAGGAGTACCAGAGTTGGCAACTTAAACTGGAACGTCAGCCAGTACAATTTCTGCAGCGCGAACTGCCGGAACTCCTTGCGGACGCTCGCCGCCAACTGGCCCAATATCTGGGGGCGCGATCCCATGAGGTCGTATTCGTCCCGAATCCGACGTTTGCTGCGAATACGATTGCACGTTGCCTGTCCTTAGGGACGGGTGATGAGGTCTTGATTTCGGACCAGGAATACGGCGCTTGCCGCTTTGCGTTTCAGTTTGCGGCTCAGCAAAAGGGCTTCCAGGTTGTCGAACAATCGATTCCCCTACCGGTTGAGTCAGACGAGGCAATTGTCGAGGCATTTTGGCAAGGCGTGACAAAAAAAACCAAGCTGATCTTCATCAGTCATATCACATCGACAACTGCTTTGACCTTGCCGGTTGCCCAGATATGTCGACGAGCCCGCGAGGCTGGGATTCTTACGATGATCGACGGGGCACATGCTCCGGGCCAGGTCGACGTGAATCTAGGCGAGATCGGGGCCGACTTTTACACGGCGACATGCCACAAATGGATGTGCGCACCGAAGGGTTCCGGGATCTTCTACGCTCGGGAGGATCGGCAAGACCTCGTCGAACCGCTCGTGGTTGGATGGGGTTGGGGCAAAGACAAGACGTTTCATCGTGAAAACGAATTCGTGGAACATCACGAGTGGTTGGGGACGCACGATCCGTCGGCATATTTGACAGTTCCCGCAGCAATTGCGTGGCACAAGCAGCATTTTACTGCGGGTGTGCGTCAGCGATCATGTGACCTTGCTCGCTTGGCCGTCGATTTGGCATCACAA includes:
- a CDS encoding arylsulfatase, translated to MCRSFNTRRFLVAIIGILLLLPASQAAWGQEEKPNILIIWGDDVGMWNISAYHRGMMGGSTPNIDRLAKEGMIFMDHYAQASCTAGRAAFILGQYPIRTGLSTVGLPGAKEGIQDSDPTLAQMLKPLGYATGQFGKNHLGDRDEHLPTNHGFDEFFGILYHLNAGEYPEQYDYPKDEEVQEQLNLKQRGVIHSKAMADGSQQIEDLGPWGRERQRNLDEEVLTESKRFITDAVKAEKPFFVWHNTTRMHYRTNLNEEYDGKSGYGLYADGMMEMDDDVGALLDLIEELGVSDNTIVMFSTDNGAASNSWPDGGNQPFHGEKGAGAWEGGFRVPMLVRWPGNIPAGVATGEFMTMEDWIPTLMSFLGQKEVKEKLRQGTKIGDKTYKVHLDGYDQSDLLLNEGKSKRKEFFYFTEDKFHGMRHGDWKLLFIDQEKWFRAPQTALTSPFITNLKMDPFERFHEARGYDEWAENRSWVLGQAGPKIAAFVKTFGEFPPSQKSMSLQVDEVSNMINTQAMAR
- a CDS encoding patatin-like phospholipase family protein, producing the protein MAKIGLALSGGGFRATLFHLGVLRFLKDVDLLSSVSDIASVSGGSILAAHLTLNWDRYNGTDEEFDEAVGEVVSFVQFDVRNHVVRRLPLQYPARIFSRLARYPSRNLTPNAILEKCYQRYLYGDTCMYELPESPMLHILATSVSNGGLSVFNRNGLYVQQRTEAGEVVFSYVPGKMARIPRVVGASSAFPGFFPPVEFTAEDLGVRDGEFPTEYFTDGGVYDNLGIRAFTWLKELGTQFDEVFVSDAGKPFQVLSDNSLGFIGQSVRASDILWDRVWQLERENFAKETGFAFIPITDSVAEDEDPTLHPVVQAEVQTIRTDLDRFSDFEINGLAQHGYEVARKVFRNTHADSGKDIPKGEGWAPIPAKRLPGPGIPKKSPSGGSAPTKVARDLRKSAARRVWTTLLDLRDWPSYIYIALAIFLFCYLPFQVYELYKQSQVQAQVIDSIASGNPDIHDILDLLDRNPLTDWSPMDVEDIDEPSPEKETVVELLDYSRIIDLRHWHPEKSNREDQGGVYIKDRVMLMIPENAASAEGWDPKIVFSYPSLFKDVEFRQPEQRFPGQIRRLTKPVMEYGLERQTYEVEYDLTELSRGEPGTITNEMLVRIPAKISRAPFATRFKTDLLTVWMLFPEDRPYVNYELVRYPIDKSEAPTVMNSRYRINHPYGSLIGWSVVNPEVGQVYECRWTDE
- a CDS encoding helix-turn-helix domain-containing protein is translated as MITHTFLEFEAYASAVGDADLRMVLPRIDKPRWEISEFHVDEFHLQYGSEWSGNIAEGVTRPDGKIVFIPLHGRHHANGLPLGEHSVFVMDAASEFTISVQEAHDWCSLFLPDSRAEPNRSSAGRHQGRSQGTYTVELNDQEIANLRWLMTQLHDSIQCNPDILTQKAARDAVKDDLVKVCQRITSVSQEPATTTGRPPLRRDEVIRTLRNLIATHSHECLTIEDFTKALDISERSLRNVFLEYYGMPPRKFLMIQRLNHVRNVLRASHPEETTVTAVAAHFGFWHFGRFAGAYHKIFQEAPSATLNGNCQTC
- a CDS encoding aminotransferase class V-fold PLP-dependent enzyme, whose amino-acid sequence is MSDFLLDPDVVFLNHGSFGACPRSVFEEYQSWQLKLERQPVQFLQRELPELLADARRQLAQYLGARSHEVVFVPNPTFAANTIARCLSLGTGDEVLISDQEYGACRFAFQFAAQQKGFQVVEQSIPLPVESDEAIVEAFWQGVTKKTKLIFISHITSTTALTLPVAQICRRAREAGILTMIDGAHAPGQVDVNLGEIGADFYTATCHKWMCAPKGSGIFYAREDRQDLVEPLVVGWGWGKDKTFHRENEFVEHHEWLGTHDPSAYLTVPAAIAWHKQHFTAGVRQRSCDLARLAVDLASQIDGVHRVHADRFFRQMGLIDITSLQADPVELKKHLYDAYKIEVPVIRWQNRTLIRVSTHAYTSREDIQTFTFALQEAFNQRK